The genomic region CGAGAAAACCGGCTGTTGCCAGCAAAATGATGCCCAGAGCGATAATGATCGCCCAGGAATCCTCCTTCTTGAACCAGTTACTCAAGGCCGGTGAATGTTGTTCCTTTACCGCAATCTCACTCATGTCATCCCTCCTAACGTTTATCCGGGAGACTTATCCGTCACCCGTTATCCAAGAAAAAAAGGCTAAAGACTTTCCTCACGGAAAATCCTTAGCCTTCAGTTGCGCTGATCAGCCTGACTGTATTCTCTTGGATGATAAAGTTATACTACCATATCATAAAATTCGGTGTCAAGATCTTCGGTTGTACTATTTACCGACACAGGATAAAATAAATCCGCCCAACAGCCCGCCGGCCGCCACACTGACGACGGTCGGAATGGCCTTGGCTACACTGCCGCCGCTATAGATGCTGTTGGCAAACACGCCTGCCCCAATAGCCCAGGCCATATCCACCCAGGGCGCATCCTTGCCCTGCACAATTAAATTCACACCGGTAGCGCCGTTTAACACGCCGGGAATACCGATACTGGCGCCGTGGTTTAAGCACCACATAGTACCGATGAGAAACCCGGCGGCAATCATCGAACCGGCCATATCGTACTTGCTAAAAAACTTGCCCCACACTGTACTG from Propionispora vibrioides harbors:
- a CDS encoding Lin0368 family putative glycerol transporter subunit, which produces MSMAGMITTFTGAFLVVFAVSTVWGKFFSKYDMAGSMIAAGFLIGTMWCLNHGASIGIPGVLNGATGVNLIVQGKDAPWVDMAWAIGAGVFANSIYSGGSVAKAIPTVVSVAAGGLLGGFILSCVGK